In the Quercus lobata isolate SW786 chromosome 5, ValleyOak3.0 Primary Assembly, whole genome shotgun sequence genome, one interval contains:
- the LOC115991407 gene encoding putative disease resistance protein RGA3, giving the protein MLNDAEKRQLTDAAVKLWLDQLRDVYYMMDDVLDKWNTTRIKSEIQKEEERAFTNNNPAALKKKKVPCSFLPALSCCFRHIDNLSLRREIGHKVENLKQTLDNIIRDKKAYGFDLTSHSHVEVFKRPITTSLVEVFDIIGRDNYRDELLSNLLGVGSQEESNPRVISLVGMGGMGKSTLAQLVYNHPELEAHFHERMWVCVSNTFDQCKVAKAIIQEVKHELSLNEVTEFETLLCEIHDLIREKKFFLVLDDVWTEDFTKWEPFRNVLKCGAQGSRILVTTRKNSVAEMMASSYTINLRELSLNDCLLIFSRIAFSNTSPSRCRYEKELCRELVNKCKGLPLTVQTLGCLMRGKRSRAEWEMVLHNSLWELEDIEKGHFEPLLLSYNELSLLEKQCFLFCAVFPKDHLFDKLELIINWMAQGYIDSKEIMKMEDIVEEYFVKLAVCSFFHDFEQDENDGRIKSCKMHNVVHEFAKSMTKDVLFTINCDDKVEKNFKRAQQLSLIVKETVHKSVYDAKKFTLSQFEYFVF; this is encoded by the coding sequence ATGCTCAATGATGCTGAGAAGAGACAACTGACGGACGCAGCTGTGAAGCTTTGGTTGGATCAGCTCAGAGATGTGTACTACATGATGGATGACGTGTTGGACAAGTGGAACACTACAAGGATCAAATCAGaaattcaaaaagaagaagaaagagctTTTACAAATAACAATCCTGCTgccctgaagaagaagaaggtaccATGCTCATTTTTACCCGCTCTGTCATGTTGTTTTCGTCATATAGATAACCTTTCTCTGCGTCGTGAGATTGGTCACAAAGTAGAAAACCTGAAACAAACATTAGATAACATTATCAGAGACAAAAAGGCGTATGGGTTTGACTTGACTAGCCATTCACATGTAGAAGTATTTAAGCGACCAATTACCACATCCTTAGTGGAAGTGTTTGATATAATTGGTCGTGATAACTATAGGGATGAACTGTTGAGCAACTTGTTAGGCGTGGGTAGCCAGGAAGAAAGTAATCCTCGTGTTATCTCCTTAGTGGGCATGGGCGGTATGGGAAAATCTACTCTTGCCCAATTAGTCTACAATCATCCCGAATTGGAAGCCCATTTTCATGAAAGAATGTGGGTTTGTGTCTCTAATACTTTTGATCAGTGCAAGGTTGCCAAAGCAATCATTCAGGAAGTTAAACATGAATTATCCCTCAATGAAGTTACTGAATTTGAAACTCTATTGTGTGAAATTCATGATTTAATTAGAGAGAAGAAATTCTTTCTTGTCTTAGATGATGTGTGGACTGAAGACTTTACAAAGTGGGAGCCATTTAGAAATGTACTCAAATGTGGTGCCCAAGGCAGTAGAATTCTAGTCACCACACGTAAAAACAGTGTTGCGGAGATGATGGCGAGTTCCTACACGATCAATTTGAGGGAATTGTCCCTCAATGACTGTTTGTTGATATTTAGTAGAATAGCGTTTTCTAACACTAGTCCAAGTAGATGTCGCTATGAAAAAGAGTTATGCAGAGAACTAGTAAATAAGTGCAAAGGCTTGCCGCTCACTGTACAAACTCTTGGGTGTCTCATGCGTGGCAAAAGAAGTAGAGCAGAGTGGGAGATGGTTTTGCACAATAGTTTGTGGGAATTAGAAGATATTGAAAAAGGTCATTTTGAACCATTGCTGTTGAGTTATAATGAATTGTCATTGTTAGAAAAACaatgtttcttattttgtgcTGTCTTCCCGAAAGATCATTTATTCGATAAGCTTGAGTTAATCATCAATTGGATGGCACAAGGATATATCGACTCAAAAGAAATTATGAAGATGGAAGACATAGTGGAAGAGTACTTTGTAAAATTAGCCGTGTGCTCTTTTTTCCATGATTTTGAGCAAGATGAGAATGATGGTAGAATTAAAAGTTGCAAAATGCATAATGTTGTTCATGAATTTGCAAAGTCAATGACAAAAGATGTGCTCTTCACAATCAATTGTGATGACAAGGTTGAGAAAAACTTTAAAAGGGCTCAGCAATTGTCATTAATAGTTAAAGAAACAGTTCATAAGTCTGTTTatgatgcaaaaaaatttacgCTTTCTCAATTTGAATATTTTGTCTTCTGA